The following coding sequences lie in one Anomalospiza imberbis isolate Cuckoo-Finch-1a 21T00152 chromosome 21, ASM3175350v1, whole genome shotgun sequence genomic window:
- the PRDM12 gene encoding PR domain zinc finger protein 12, with protein sequence MMGSVLPAEALVLKPGLKPQGLSLAEVITSDILHSFLYGRWRNVLGEQLFEEKSSPKTAFTAEVLAQSFSGEVQKLSSLVLPSEVIIAQSSIPGEGLGIFSKTWIKAGTEMGPFTGRVISPEHVDLCKNNNLMWEVFNEDGTVRYFIDASQEDHRSWMTYIKCARNEQEQNLEVVQIGNSIFYKAIEMIPPDQELLVWYGNSHNTFLGIPGVPGLEEEQKKNKHEDFHAVETGASTTGRMRCVICHRGFNSRSNLRSHMRIHTLDKPFVCRFCNRRFSQSSTLRNHVRLHTGERPYKCQVCQSAYSQLAGLRAHQKSARHRPPNASLQAHSPALPVPHPASLAHHIPTMVL encoded by the exons ATGATGGGCTCGGTGCTGCCCGCCGAGGCCCTGGTCCTCAAGCCTGGGCTGAAGCCGCAGGGGCTCTCGCTGGCCGAGGTGATCACCTCCGACATCCTGCACAGCTTCCTCTACGGCCGCTGGAGAAACGTCCTGGGCGAGCAGCTCTTCGAGGAGAAGAGCAGCCCCAAGACAGCCTTCACGGCCGAAGTCCTGGCTCAGTCCTTCTCCGGAG AGGTGCAGAAGCTCTCCAGCCTGGTGCTGCCGTCGGAAGTGATAATCGCCCAGAGCTCCATCCCCGGGGAAGGGCTCGGCATCTTCTCCAAGACTTGGATCAAGGCTGGCACCGAGATGGGGCCGTTCACGGGCAGGGTCATCTCCCCCGAACATGTGGACCTGTGCAAGAACAACAACCTCATGTGGGAG GTCTTCAACGAGGACGGCACAGTGCGGTACTTCATCGACGCCAGCCAGGAGGATCACCGCAGCTGGATGACCTACATCAAATGTGCACGGAACGAGCAGGAGCAGAACCTCGAGGTGGTCCAGATCGGGAACAGCATCTTCTACAAGGCCATTGAG ATGATTCCTCCAGACCAAGAGCTGCTGGTCTGGTATGGGAACTCCCACAACACCTTCCTGGGcatcccaggtgtgccagggctggaagaggagcagaagaagAACAAACATG AGGATTTCCACGCGGTGGAGACGGGGGCCAGCACGACGGGGCGCATGCGCTGCGTGATCTGCCACCGCGGCTTCAACTCCCGCAGCAACCTGCGCTCCCACATGCGCATCCACACCCTGGACAAGCCCTTCGTGTGCCGCTTCTGCAACCGCCGCTTCAGCCAGTCCTCCACCCTCCGCAACCACGTCCGCTTGCACACGGGCGAGCGGCCCTACAAGTGCCAGGTTTGCCAAAGTGCCTATTCACAGCTCGCAGGGCTGCGGGCGCACCAGAAAAGTGCCCGCCACCGGCCCCCCAATGCCTCCCTGCAGGCCCACTCGCCtgccctgcccgtgccccaccctgcctccctgGCCCATCACATCCCCACCATGGTGCTGTGA
- the EXOSC2 gene encoding exosome complex component RRP4, translating to MAAVTMRLPAARAPLDSSAPRGGEKHLVAPGDTITTDTGYMRGHGTYVEDDKLIASVAGVVERVNKLVCVRALKARYNGEIGDIVVGRITEVQQKRWKVETNSRLDSVLLLSSINLPGGELRRKSAEDELAMRDYLQEGDLISAEVQSIFSDGAVSLHTRSLKYGKLAQGVLVQVSPSLVKRQKTHFHDLPCGASVILGNNGFIWIYPTPEQKDDEAGGYTANLEPVPLSDREVISRLRNCIMALVTHKIMLFDTSILYCYEASLPHQIKDILKPEVTEEIVLEARQRLLDSEG from the exons ATGGCGGCGGTCACCATGAGGCTGCCGGCGGCCCGCGCGCCCCTGGATTCCAGCGCGCCCCGGGGCGGCGAGAAGCACCTGGTGGCACCGGGGGACACGATCACCACGGACACGGGATACATGAG GGGCCACGGCACTTATGTGGAGGACGACAAGCTGATCGCCTCGGTGGCCGGCGTGGTGGAGAGGGTGAACAAGCTGGTGTGTGTCAGGGCGCTGAAGGCCAG GTACAACGGCGAGATCGGCGACATCGTGGTCGGCAGGATTACGGAG gtTCAGCAGAAGCGATGGAAAGTGGAAACAAATTCCAGGCTGGATTCAGTCCTGTTGCTGTCATCTATAAATTTACCTGGTGGGGAGCTG agaaggaaatcaGCAGAAGATGAGCTTGCAATGAGGGACTACCTGCAGGAAGGGGATCTCATCAGT GCAGAAGTCCAGTCTATATTTTCTGATGGGGCTGTATCGCTGCACACCCGGAGTCTGAAGTATGGGAAG CTTGCCCAGGGTGTGCTGGTTCAGGTCTCTCCCTCCCTTGTGAAACGCCAGAAGACTCATTTCCATGACCTGCCCTGTGGTGCATCCGTGATCCTTGGCAACAATGGCTTCATCTGGATCTACCCAACTCCGGAGCAGAAGGATGACGAGGCCGGAGGCTACACGGCCAACTTGGAG CCAGTTCCCTTGTCTGACCGGGAGGTGATCTCACGGCTCCGAAACTGCATCATGGCTCTGGTTACTCACAAGATTATGCTCTTTGACACCAGCATCCTGTATTGCTATGAAGCATCCCTTCCTCATCAG ATCAAGGACATTCTCAAACCAGAGGTGACAGAGGAGATCGTTCTGGAAGCTCGACAGAGGCTGCTGGATTCGGAGGGATAG